The following coding sequences are from one Shewanella eurypsychrophilus window:
- the grxD gene encoding Grx4 family monothiol glutaredoxin: protein METNETVEKIKAQIAENPIIVYMKGSPKLPSCGFSSQVAQIMINCNAQFAFVDILQHPDIRSELPKYANWPTFPQLWIEGELIGGCDILVEMYQKGELQTLITETSAKYPSEEQA, encoded by the coding sequence ATGGAAACAAACGAAACAGTAGAGAAAATCAAGGCACAGATCGCCGAGAACCCAATCATTGTTTACATGAAAGGTTCTCCAAAATTGCCGAGTTGTGGCTTCTCATCACAGGTTGCTCAAATCATGATCAACTGTAACGCGCAATTCGCGTTTGTTGATATTCTACAGCATCCTGATATTCGCTCAGAATTACCAAAATATGCTAACTGGCCAACATTTCCACAGCTTTGGATTGAAGGTGAATTGATTGGCGGTTGTGACATTTTGGTTGAAATGTATCAAAAAGGTGAGTTGCAAACGCTTATTACTGAGACTTCAGCAAAATATCCTTCTGAAGAACAAGCATAA
- the sodB gene encoding superoxide dismutase [Fe]: MAFELPALPYAKDALEPHISLETIEYHYGKHHNTYVVKLNGLVEGTELADKSLEEIIKTSTGGIFNNAAQIWNHTFYWNCLSPNGGGVATGSVAKAIDEAFGSFEAFKAKFTDSAVNNFGSAWTWLVKNADGSVAIVNTSNAATPLTDDGVTPIMTVDIWEHAYYIDYRNVRPDYLAHYWELVNWDFVNEQFA; encoded by the coding sequence ATGGCTTTTGAACTACCTGCATTACCTTATGCAAAAGACGCACTTGAACCACATATCTCACTAGAGACAATCGAATACCATTACGGTAAGCATCACAACACATACGTTGTTAAGCTTAACGGCCTAGTTGAAGGCACAGAACTTGCGGATAAAAGCCTTGAAGAGATCATCAAGACTTCAACGGGCGGTATCTTCAATAACGCAGCTCAGATCTGGAACCACACTTTCTACTGGAACTGTTTATCGCCAAACGGTGGCGGCGTAGCTACCGGTTCAGTCGCTAAAGCTATCGATGAAGCATTTGGTTCTTTCGAAGCATTTAAAGCAAAATTTACCGATTCAGCAGTCAACAACTTTGGTAGTGCCTGGACTTGGCTAGTCAAGAATGCCGATGGTAGTGTTGCGATTGTTAACACAAGCAATGCAGCAACACCGCTTACTGATGATGGCGTAACTCCTATCATGACCGTTGATATTTGGGAACATGCTTACTACATCGATTATCGTAACGTACGCCCTGATTACCTAGCTCACTACTGGGAACTGGTTAACTGGGATTTCGTTAACGAGCAGTTTGCTTAA